A single window of Oscillospiraceae bacterium DNA harbors:
- the tsaD gene encoding tRNA (adenosine(37)-N6)-threonylcarbamoyltransferase complex transferase subunit TsaD: MSTIIMGIESSCDETSCAIVKDGREILSNTIYSQIDLHKEYGGVVPELASRMHIEKISQVVDMALKEADVSLSQIDGISVTYGPGLVGALLCGVSYAKSLSYALKKPLIKVHHIKGHIAGNYLTHKDLEPPFLCLVVSGGHSHIIEVKDYNSYNILAKTRDDAAGEAFDKIGRVLNLPYPAGSKIDKLSYEGDKDAISFPKVTFDNSFDFSFSGVKTAVINYIHRISQINPDFQKEDFTKVILKEKLNGNGVKQLKEEITKADILASFTNAITSILCENTLKLATKYGYDKIVLAGGVACNTHLRNKFLKEGKKNNIDVLYPLPVLCTDNAAMIASMGYYLYKDGQVADINLNAVPYIDIENS, translated from the coding sequence ATGAGTACAATTATTATGGGAATTGAGTCTTCCTGCGATGAAACTTCGTGCGCTATTGTTAAAGACGGAAGAGAAATTTTATCCAACACTATATATTCCCAGATTGATTTACATAAAGAATACGGCGGAGTTGTTCCTGAACTGGCTTCACGTATGCATATTGAAAAAATTTCTCAGGTTGTGGATATGGCACTAAAAGAAGCTGATGTTTCGCTTTCTCAGATAGATGGTATAAGCGTTACTTACGGTCCCGGACTTGTGGGAGCACTTCTTTGCGGAGTATCTTATGCAAAATCTTTATCTTATGCACTTAAAAAACCTCTTATAAAAGTGCATCATATAAAGGGGCATATTGCAGGCAATTATCTTACCCACAAAGATTTAGAGCCTCCGTTTTTATGCCTTGTTGTATCAGGTGGGCACAGCCATATTATCGAGGTAAAGGATTATAACAGTTATAACATCTTAGCAAAAACAAGAGATGATGCAGCAGGCGAAGCGTTTGACAAGATAGGAAGAGTTCTTAATCTCCCCTATCCTGCAGGCTCGAAGATAGATAAACTAAGTTATGAGGGCGATAAAGACGCTATCTCTTTTCCAAAAGTTACTTTTGATAATTCTTTTGATTTTTCTTTTAGTGGTGTTAAAACAGCAGTTATAAATTACATTCACAGAATATCACAAATAAATCCCGATTTTCAAAAAGAAGATTTTACCAAAGTTATATTAAAAGAAAAACTTAATGGAAATGGTGTTAAGCAATTAAAAGAAGAAATTACAAAAGCAGATATTTTGGCGTCTTTTACAAATGCGATAACGTCTATACTTTGTGAAAACACTCTTAAACTTGCAACTAAGTATGGATACGACAAAATTGTACTTGCAGGCGGAGTTGCCTGTAACACTCATTTAAGAAACAAATTCCTTAAGGAAGGGAAAAAAAATAATATAGACGTTCTTTACCCGTTGCCTGTTTTATGTACTGACAACGCGGCAATGATTGCTTCAATGGGGTATTATTTATATAAAGACGGTCAGGTGGCTGACATAAATTTAAACGCTGTACCTTATATTGACATTGAAAACAGTTAA
- the rimI gene encoding ribosomal-protein-alanine N-acetyltransferase, with the protein MDIKITPMTEELVEDVHKVEISAFSHPWSIDSFYEEVKNPLAKYFVLIKDDKAVGYVGLWHILDEGHITNIAIKREFQGQGLSNYLIKRIIEYKNKENLSFLTLEVRESNIKAQKLYEKYNFKKIGERKKYYKNNETAFLYSLEG; encoded by the coding sequence ATGGATATTAAAATTACTCCTATGACCGAAGAATTAGTTGAAGATGTACATAAAGTTGAAATATCTGCATTTTCACATCCATGGTCAATTGACTCTTTTTATGAAGAAGTAAAAAATCCTCTTGCAAAATATTTTGTTCTTATAAAAGACGATAAAGCAGTTGGATATGTTGGACTTTGGCATATTCTTGACGAGGGGCATATTACAAACATTGCAATAAAAAGAGAATTTCAGGGTCAAGGTCTTTCAAATTACTTAATAAAAAGAATTATTGAATATAAAAATAAAGAAAATCTTTCATTTCTTACTTTAGAAGTAAGAGAATCAAATATAAAAGCACAAAAACTATACGAAAAATACAACTTTAAAAAAATAGGTGAAAGAAAAAAATATTACAAAAATAATGAAACTGCGTTTCTATACAGTTTGGAAGGATAA